A single region of the Acidimicrobiales bacterium genome encodes:
- the pflA gene encoding AmmeMemoRadiSam system radical SAM enzyme, which produces MSAEISLQDPNTIPTRFWHRLDDGRVQCDVCPRACKLREGQRGVCFVRGRVEDMVVLTSYGKSSGYCVDPIEKKPLNHFLPGTPVLSFGTAGCNLACRFCQNWDISKSKEIDTLSDQASPERIAEVAEALGCRSVAFTYNDPTIFLEYAIDTADACRERGIKAVAVTAGYICDEPRRELYAHMDAANVDLKAFTEDFYRHVAMGHLQPVLETLEYLRHETDVWFEITTLLIPGHNDSDGEIGRLTEWVADRLGPDVPLHFTAFHPDFKMLDVPPTPPSTLTRARRIALANGLRFVYTGNVHDPEGQTTYCPGCSRPVVVRDWYLIEKYALTDDGRCEYCDTQIPGVFDGPVGDWGPRRVPVRITAGGGR; this is translated from the coding sequence ATGTCGGCCGAGATCTCACTGCAAGATCCCAACACCATCCCGACCCGCTTCTGGCACCGTCTCGACGACGGGCGGGTGCAGTGTGACGTCTGCCCTCGTGCCTGCAAGCTGCGCGAGGGACAGCGCGGCGTGTGCTTCGTCCGCGGTCGGGTCGAGGACATGGTCGTCCTCACCAGCTACGGGAAGTCCAGCGGCTATTGCGTCGACCCGATAGAGAAGAAGCCGCTGAACCACTTCCTGCCGGGCACGCCGGTGCTCTCCTTCGGCACGGCGGGGTGCAACCTGGCGTGTCGGTTCTGCCAGAACTGGGACATCTCCAAGTCCAAGGAGATCGACACCCTCTCCGACCAGGCGTCCCCAGAACGGATAGCCGAGGTGGCCGAAGCGCTCGGCTGCCGGAGCGTCGCCTTCACCTACAACGACCCGACGATCTTCCTCGAGTACGCGATCGACACCGCGGACGCGTGCAGGGAGCGCGGTATCAAGGCCGTGGCGGTGACGGCCGGGTACATCTGCGACGAGCCGAGACGTGAGCTGTACGCCCACATGGACGCCGCGAACGTCGACCTGAAGGCTTTCACCGAGGACTTCTACCGTCACGTGGCGATGGGACACCTGCAGCCGGTGTTGGAGACACTCGAGTACCTGCGCCACGAGACGGACGTGTGGTTCGAGATCACCACTTTGTTGATCCCCGGCCACAACGACTCGGACGGGGAGATAGGGCGTCTGACCGAATGGGTGGCCGACCGCTTGGGGCCGGACGTGCCTCTACATTTCACCGCTTTCCACCCGGACTTCAAGATGCTGGACGTCCCACCCACCCCGCCGTCCACACTCACCCGGGCGAGGCGGATCGCCCTGGCGAACGGCCTGCGATTCGTCTACACGGGGAACGTCCACGATCCGGAAGGCCAGACCACCTACTGCCCGGGTTGCTCGCGGCCGGTCGTCGTGCGTGACTGGTATCTGATCGAGAAGTACGCCCTCACCGACGACGGGCGCTGCGAGTACTGCGACACGCAGATACCCGGGGTGTTCGACGGTCCGGTGGGCGACTGGGGTCCGCGGCGAGTGCCGGTGAGGATCACAGCTGGAGGCGGCAGGTGA
- a CDS encoding MEMO1 family protein, with amino-acid sequence MRIGTGYGSDPGVRPPAVAGLFYPDDPAELRSWLEGALERARRRADGRPAPKALVAPHAGYVYSGDVAATGYALVERNAAGFRRVLLLGPSHRVPLDGLAVPRADAFATPLGVVPIDEEMKRVALGCPGVVVDDLPHAAEHSLEVHLPFLQVVLGGDWTVLPVSVGAAATADTARLIESLWGGDETLVVVSTDLSHYLDYETASERDRRTAAAILDRAPERIDPYDACGAYPLRGLLRVAREKDLPVECLDLRNSGDTAGPRDRVVGYGTFSVGSV; translated from the coding sequence GTGAGGATCGGGACAGGCTACGGGAGCGACCCGGGAGTCCGCCCTCCCGCGGTCGCCGGCCTCTTCTATCCGGACGATCCGGCCGAGCTCCGCTCGTGGCTGGAGGGAGCGTTGGAGAGGGCGAGGCGACGGGCGGACGGCAGACCGGCTCCGAAGGCGCTGGTCGCACCTCATGCCGGATACGTCTATTCCGGAGACGTGGCTGCGACCGGCTACGCCCTCGTGGAGCGAAACGCCGCCGGGTTCCGGAGAGTGCTCCTGCTCGGCCCCTCTCACCGGGTGCCGTTGGACGGTCTCGCCGTACCTCGAGCGGACGCCTTCGCCACTCCCTTGGGAGTGGTGCCGATAGACGAGGAGATGAAGCGCGTCGCCCTCGGATGCCCGGGGGTGGTCGTGGACGATCTCCCCCATGCGGCCGAGCACTCGCTCGAGGTCCACCTCCCCTTCCTTCAAGTCGTGCTCGGGGGCGACTGGACCGTGCTTCCCGTGTCGGTGGGCGCCGCGGCCACGGCGGATACGGCCAGGCTCATCGAAAGCCTGTGGGGAGGCGACGAGACGCTGGTGGTCGTCAGTACCGACCTCTCCCACTACCTCGACTACGAGACGGCCTCCGAAAGGGACCGCCGCACGGCCGCAGCGATCCTCGACAGGGCGCCGGAACGGATCGACCCTTATGACGCATGCGGGGCGTACCCGCTGCGAGGACTCCTACGGGTGGCGAGGGAGAAGGACCTACCCGTCGAGTGCCTGGACCTCCGTAACTCGGGCGACACGGCGGGTCCCCGCGACCGTGTGGTCGGCTACGGCACCTTCAGCGTCGGGTCGGTGTGA
- the phnB gene encoding VOC family protein, giving the protein MPLRLNPYLNFPGTAREAMTHYRSVFGGELEIHTFGDYGDPSAPYADGVMHARLETPDGFTIMASDLPPGMEPPPERGRVSVSLSGDDGAKLRAWWAGLSEGGDVTMPLQRQVWGDEFGMCVDRFGITWLVNITTLVE; this is encoded by the coding sequence GTGCCCCTCCGTCTCAACCCCTATCTGAACTTCCCCGGCACCGCCCGCGAGGCGATGACTCACTACCGGTCGGTCTTCGGAGGCGAGCTGGAGATCCACACCTTCGGTGACTACGGAGATCCCTCGGCGCCATACGCCGACGGGGTGATGCACGCCCGTCTCGAGACTCCGGACGGCTTCACGATCATGGCGTCGGACCTCCCCCCGGGCATGGAGCCGCCTCCAGAGCGCGGCCGCGTATCCGTGAGCCTCAGCGGCGACGACGGCGCCAAGCTGCGCGCCTGGTGGGCGGGCCTCTCCGAAGGCGGAGACGTCACCATGCCGCTGCAGAGGCAGGTGTGGGGCGACGAGTTCGGGATGTGCGTCGACCGTTTCGGAATCACCTGGCTGGTGAACATCACCACCCTGGTCGAGTAG